A single Ochrobactrum sp. BTU1 DNA region contains:
- a CDS encoding ABC transporter ATP-binding protein translates to MELRNRDFTHAPVVLNVENLVVALPGGTPVLRGVNFDIRKGETVCLVGESGSGKSVTSLTAMGLLPKDALLVRDGKILLDGTDLLTLPASDMKKMRATRISMIFQEPMTALNPVMRVGAQITEVLDIHTNLSAEAKRAKVINIMEQVHLPDVERIYQSYPHQLSGGQRQRIMIAMALILEPIVLIADEPTTALDVTTQKQILSLIAELQEKHGTAVLFITHDMGVVAEIADRVCVMRGGEIMERGSIREVLTSPKQQYTKDLLSSVPSLIPRSARVPQEQQAVIRVRDLGMTYKSGGLFSTKPGVKASYEVNFALQPGRTLGIVGESGSGKTTVARSIMRLIEPTEGEIVVDGRDIAHLGKREMKPFRKKLQVVFQDPFRSLNPRWTIEQSLTEGPVNYGVQYEEAIAEAKRLLRIVSLPEDSLKRYPHQFSGGQRQRIAIARAVALKPDILVADEAVSALDVSVQAQVLALLSVLQRDTGIAIIFITHDLRVAAQICDEVLVMKRGQVVEQGIASDVLGNPSHEYTRSLIEAAPGRFWDFAAGRSAA, encoded by the coding sequence ATGGAACTGCGCAATCGTGATTTCACACACGCACCGGTCGTTCTCAATGTCGAAAATCTTGTAGTGGCGCTTCCCGGTGGTACACCAGTATTACGCGGTGTAAACTTTGACATTCGCAAAGGCGAAACCGTCTGTCTCGTGGGCGAATCCGGATCAGGAAAATCGGTGACTTCCCTGACCGCGATGGGGCTTTTGCCTAAAGATGCCCTACTGGTTAGAGACGGAAAAATCCTGCTCGATGGTACTGATTTGCTGACACTCCCAGCTTCTGACATGAAGAAGATGCGTGCGACGCGAATCTCGATGATCTTCCAGGAGCCGATGACAGCGCTTAATCCGGTCATGCGGGTGGGCGCGCAGATCACGGAAGTTCTGGACATACATACCAATCTTTCAGCTGAGGCCAAGCGTGCCAAAGTCATCAACATCATGGAGCAAGTGCATCTGCCGGACGTTGAGCGGATTTACCAAAGTTACCCACACCAGCTTTCAGGTGGTCAGCGGCAACGCATCATGATTGCTATGGCACTCATTCTGGAGCCAATCGTACTGATTGCCGATGAGCCAACCACTGCACTCGATGTAACCACGCAAAAACAAATCCTGTCTCTGATCGCAGAATTGCAGGAAAAGCACGGCACGGCGGTGTTGTTCATCACACATGATATGGGTGTAGTCGCCGAAATCGCTGACCGTGTCTGTGTCATGCGCGGCGGTGAGATCATGGAGCGAGGGAGCATCCGTGAGGTTCTGACATCGCCAAAGCAACAATATACCAAGGACTTGCTTAGCTCGGTTCCGAGCCTCATTCCGCGATCGGCGCGTGTACCGCAAGAGCAGCAAGCGGTGATCCGCGTGCGTGACCTCGGGATGACCTACAAAAGCGGCGGACTGTTTAGCACAAAGCCGGGAGTTAAAGCCTCTTATGAAGTGAATTTCGCCCTTCAGCCTGGAAGGACGCTTGGAATTGTTGGTGAGTCGGGTTCTGGTAAAACCACTGTTGCTCGATCAATCATGCGTCTTATCGAGCCGACCGAAGGGGAAATCGTCGTGGATGGACGCGATATAGCCCATCTGGGAAAACGTGAAATGAAGCCGTTCCGCAAAAAGCTTCAGGTCGTGTTTCAAGACCCCTTTCGCTCATTGAACCCACGTTGGACAATTGAGCAAAGCCTAACAGAAGGGCCAGTCAATTACGGTGTTCAATATGAAGAGGCTATTGCGGAAGCCAAGCGTCTCTTGAGGATCGTGTCGCTTCCCGAGGATTCACTCAAACGCTATCCGCATCAGTTTTCCGGTGGCCAGCGCCAACGCATTGCCATTGCGCGGGCGGTTGCTCTGAAGCCGGATATTCTTGTAGCTGATGAGGCTGTGTCCGCACTTGACGTTTCGGTACAGGCTCAGGTCCTCGCATTACTGTCAGTGTTGCAGCGCGATACAGGGATTGCCATCATTTTTATAACGCACGATCTGCGTGTCGCGGCACAGATCTGCGATGAAGTGCTGGTGATGAAGCGCGGACAGGTTGTTGAGCAGGGGATTGCGTCCGATGTGCTTGGCAACCCCTCGCATGAATATACACGTTCATTAATAGAGGCGGCGCCAGGTCGCTTCTGGGATTTTGCTGCGGGACGATCCGCAGCCTGA
- a CDS encoding ABC transporter substrate-binding protein, with amino-acid sequence MQFFKSPQPGPILRKLKYGIAASLISLSAGNAWAETTLTAVMHSDLRILDPIITTAHITRDHAYMIYDVLIAVDENFKPQPQMADWTVSDDGKTYTFKLRDGLKFHDGAAVTAADAVASLERWAKRDAGGQLIMDITDSLKADDDKTIVWALKEPFPPFLDTLAKQAALPPFIMPARIAATPADTAITEHIGSGPFKFVPAEFQPGVGVSYIKNEDYVPRGEPASWMAGGKVVNVDKVRWVTMTDAQTAVNALTSGEIDYIEQVPVDLVPLFEGDDTVVLEQRDPLGYQTMGRLNFKHPPFDNPDVRRAAFLAMSQEPVLAALMADPNYYKVCGAIFGCGTPNATDVGSESLVAKGNVEEAKELLKKAGYDGKPVVLMQPTDVTSLSPQPVVAAQQLRAAGFTVDMQPMDWQTLVGRRASKDEPAKGGWNIFFTNWQIPEIATPINSVMLNGRGEQGWFGWPQDDQIEALKKEYIAAKTPEEQKAVVEKIQAHTYDTVLYIPLGEYNPPQARRSNVVDMLGSPVPVFWNVKKTEE; translated from the coding sequence ATGCAGTTTTTCAAATCACCACAACCTGGGCCTATCCTCCGTAAATTGAAATATGGCATAGCAGCTTCGTTGATTTCCCTGAGTGCGGGAAATGCCTGGGCAGAAACAACGCTGACTGCCGTAATGCATTCGGATCTTCGTATCCTAGACCCGATCATAACAACTGCTCATATCACACGCGATCATGCTTACATGATTTATGACGTGCTGATTGCCGTCGATGAGAACTTCAAGCCGCAGCCGCAGATGGCGGACTGGACTGTGTCGGACGACGGCAAGACTTACACTTTCAAGTTGCGCGATGGCCTCAAATTCCATGATGGTGCGGCTGTAACTGCTGCTGATGCGGTGGCTTCCCTTGAGCGCTGGGCGAAGCGTGATGCAGGTGGCCAACTTATTATGGACATCACGGATTCGTTGAAGGCAGACGACGACAAGACGATTGTCTGGGCACTCAAAGAACCGTTCCCCCCCTTTCTAGACACACTCGCCAAGCAGGCAGCGTTGCCGCCTTTCATTATGCCTGCCCGGATTGCCGCAACCCCCGCTGATACAGCCATCACCGAACATATCGGTTCGGGTCCATTCAAGTTTGTGCCCGCTGAGTTCCAGCCGGGTGTGGGCGTGAGCTATATCAAGAATGAAGATTATGTACCACGCGGCGAACCGGCGAGCTGGATGGCGGGTGGCAAAGTCGTCAATGTCGACAAGGTGCGCTGGGTCACGATGACTGATGCCCAGACCGCTGTGAATGCGCTGACGAGTGGCGAAATCGATTATATCGAACAGGTTCCAGTCGATCTAGTGCCGCTGTTTGAAGGCGACGACACTGTCGTGCTGGAACAGCGCGATCCGCTTGGCTATCAGACTATGGGCCGTCTCAATTTCAAGCATCCGCCGTTTGACAATCCGGATGTTCGTCGTGCGGCCTTTCTAGCCATGTCGCAAGAACCAGTACTGGCTGCCCTGATGGCAGACCCCAATTATTACAAGGTTTGCGGCGCCATTTTTGGGTGCGGCACGCCAAACGCCACTGATGTAGGCTCTGAGAGTCTCGTCGCGAAAGGCAATGTCGAAGAAGCAAAAGAGTTGCTCAAGAAAGCAGGCTATGACGGCAAACCGGTTGTTCTGATGCAGCCAACTGACGTTACCAGTCTATCACCGCAGCCGGTGGTTGCCGCTCAGCAGTTGCGCGCAGCGGGTTTCACAGTGGACATGCAGCCGATGGATTGGCAGACGCTCGTCGGGCGCCGTGCATCCAAGGACGAACCTGCGAAGGGTGGCTGGAATATCTTCTTTACCAACTGGCAAATCCCCGAGATTGCAACGCCGATCAATTCTGTGATGCTTAACGGTCGTGGCGAACAAGGTTGGTTCGGCTGGCCGCAGGACGACCAGATCGAAGCGCTGAAGAAGGAGTATATTGCAGCCAAAACGCCTGAAGAACAGAAGGCGGTGGTCGAGAAGATCCAAGCTCATACCTATGACACGGTGCTGTACATCCCGCTCGGAGAATATAATCCTCCTCAAGCCCGCAGAAGCAATGTCGTTGATATGCTCGGTTCGCCCGTTCCGGTCTTCTGGAACGTGAAGAAGACTGAAGAATAA
- a CDS encoding ABC transporter permease, which produces MAVYLLKRIFALVPVLLLVSVFVFLLLRLTPGDPAAILAGDAATTEQLERIREAMGLNEPILTQYFTWMGNIMQGDLGVSLISGVPVLDMVSQRIGPTISIAILTIIIAVLVAIPMGVVAAWRHRSWADYLVMSFSVLGFSVPVFLVGYVLLLIFSVNLGWLPVQGFRPISSGLGGFLERAILPALTLASIYIALIARMTRAAMLDVLGEDYIRTARAKGVSDRRLLFVHALKNAAVPVVTIVGTGFALLISGVVVTESIFNIPGIGRLTVDAVLARDYPVIQAMILLTSALYVFVNLLIDLSYTLFDPRIRY; this is translated from the coding sequence ATGGCTGTCTATCTATTAAAACGTATTTTTGCACTCGTGCCGGTACTGTTGCTGGTATCAGTGTTTGTCTTCCTTCTACTTCGACTGACACCGGGCGATCCGGCGGCAATTCTGGCTGGTGACGCAGCCACTACCGAACAGCTTGAACGCATCCGCGAGGCAATGGGCCTCAATGAGCCCATTCTCACCCAGTATTTCACGTGGATGGGTAACATTATGCAAGGTGATCTCGGCGTTTCGTTGATTTCCGGCGTGCCCGTTCTTGATATGGTTTCGCAGCGCATCGGCCCCACCATATCGATTGCGATACTGACTATCATCATTGCAGTTCTAGTGGCTATTCCAATGGGTGTGGTCGCTGCTTGGCGTCATCGCTCATGGGCAGATTATCTTGTCATGAGCTTTTCCGTTCTTGGCTTTTCCGTTCCGGTCTTCCTTGTCGGATATGTGCTTCTGTTGATTTTCTCGGTCAATCTTGGTTGGCTTCCAGTTCAAGGTTTCAGGCCGATTTCTTCAGGTTTGGGGGGCTTTCTGGAGCGCGCAATCCTGCCTGCTCTCACTCTTGCTTCAATTTATATAGCGCTGATTGCGCGCATGACCCGCGCGGCGATGCTTGATGTGCTTGGCGAAGACTACATACGCACCGCACGTGCAAAAGGCGTAAGTGACCGTCGCTTACTGTTTGTACATGCACTCAAAAATGCAGCCGTTCCAGTCGTGACAATTGTTGGCACAGGCTTTGCGTTGCTGATTTCTGGAGTGGTCGTGACGGAGAGCATCTTCAACATTCCGGGTATTGGTCGCCTGACTGTCGATGCAGTACTGGCGCGCGATTATCCGGTTATTCAGGCGATGATTCTGCTCACAAGCGCACTCTATGTCTTCGTCAACCTTTTGATCGACCTTTCCTATACGCTGTTCGACCCAAGGATCCGTTACTAA
- a CDS encoding ABC transporter permease — MRSEQTSAGMYWLLRLFSLPRVTRVGIGPLIAAFLLAAIILLTLISPWIAPHDPLAMNPMMRLKPPSDEYLLGTDNYGRDLFSRMILGGRISLLIGLLAAASSIGIGVIIGLIAGFFRTADAIIMRMMDALMAMPSILIAIALVALNGPSIGSVIIAITIPEIPRVVRLVRSVILTAREEPYVEAALALGSSTPKILFRHLLPNTMAPLIVQGTYIVASAILTEAILSFLGAGISTEIPTWGNIMAEGRQFFRIKPSIVLWPGVLLTLCVLSINLLGDAARDTLDPRLKKREG, encoded by the coding sequence ATGCGCTCAGAACAGACATCGGCAGGCATGTACTGGCTACTCCGCCTGTTCTCGTTGCCGCGCGTTACACGCGTAGGTATCGGGCCACTTATTGCTGCGTTTCTTCTCGCCGCAATCATCCTTCTCACTCTCATTTCTCCATGGATCGCCCCACACGATCCGCTTGCTATGAACCCCATGATGCGGCTTAAGCCGCCTTCTGATGAATATTTGCTTGGGACTGACAATTATGGTCGCGATCTGTTTTCACGCATGATTCTCGGCGGGCGTATTTCACTGCTAATTGGCCTTCTCGCAGCTGCAAGTTCCATTGGGATCGGAGTTATTATCGGCCTTATTGCCGGCTTCTTCCGTACGGCGGACGCAATCATCATGCGAATGATGGATGCCCTGATGGCCATGCCATCGATCCTGATTGCGATTGCTCTGGTAGCGCTCAACGGTCCATCCATTGGTTCTGTCATCATAGCGATCACTATTCCAGAAATTCCCCGCGTTGTACGTCTGGTACGATCTGTCATTCTGACAGCGCGTGAAGAACCATATGTCGAAGCGGCGCTTGCTCTTGGCTCGAGCACACCAAAAATTCTGTTCCGGCATCTTCTGCCAAATACAATGGCGCCATTGATTGTGCAGGGCACATATATTGTGGCTTCCGCAATCCTTACTGAAGCAATCCTCTCGTTTCTTGGGGCTGGCATCAGCACCGAGATTCCCACCTGGGGCAATATCATGGCTGAAGGGCGACAATTCTTCCGCATCAAACCATCGATCGTGCTTTGGCCGGGTGTTCTACTGACACTCTGTGTTTTGTCGATCAATCTTTTGGGTGACGCAGCGCGCGATACGCTCGATCCACGACTGAAAAAGCGGGAGGGCTGA
- a CDS encoding M81 family metallopeptidase: protein MSKRVAVAGFLHETNTFAATPATLGAFVQGGGYIPLSRGDAIFTNAQNVNLGIAGALKFAQQAGWEVVPILWAGAIPSAPVTQEAYETIVSEIVTGLRDCGPLDGIFIDLHGAMVAEHIDDGEGELLQRVRTVRHEAPLSVALDLHGNITKRMFDHADVMVGFRTYPHIDMAETGYRAAEALQELMDRPDGWHKAMRQGDYLIPIAWQCTDEQPAKGLYGMTVDIPEDVLTASLFMGFPAADFAECGPSVFAYGWNSRAVEACADNILAALTAAEPAFAGTAYQPEEGVAKAIELSRDASRPIIIADTQDNPGAGGSSDTTGMLRALVSSGAKRAAIGCMHDAEAAKIAHQAGEGVEVEIALGGKSGIAGDEPYKAKFFVERLSDGKAHATGPYYGGTWLDMGPSACLRLGGTRVVVTTNLAQMADRALYRMVGIEPEQEAILVNKSSVHFRADFAPIAEKLLVCTAPGAMPLSPAQLTWKNLRSGIRLEPLGDTFK from the coding sequence CGCGTGGCTGTAGCTGGCTTTTTGCATGAAACGAACACTTTTGCTGCCACTCCGGCAACATTGGGGGCGTTCGTTCAGGGCGGCGGATATATCCCGCTTTCGCGCGGTGACGCGATCTTTACAAATGCGCAAAACGTCAATCTTGGGATAGCAGGCGCGCTGAAATTTGCTCAACAAGCGGGCTGGGAGGTTGTGCCGATCCTGTGGGCAGGCGCTATTCCTTCTGCGCCTGTTACACAGGAGGCCTATGAAACAATCGTTTCCGAAATTGTTACGGGATTAAGGGATTGCGGTCCGCTTGATGGCATTTTTATCGACTTGCATGGTGCGATGGTCGCTGAACATATCGATGATGGAGAAGGCGAGCTCTTGCAGCGCGTTCGGACCGTCCGCCATGAGGCGCCGCTATCGGTAGCCCTTGATTTGCATGGAAATATTACGAAGCGCATGTTCGATCACGCGGATGTTATGGTGGGTTTCCGAACCTATCCGCATATTGATATGGCAGAAACCGGATACCGCGCGGCAGAAGCTCTGCAGGAGCTCATGGACCGGCCTGACGGCTGGCACAAGGCGATGCGGCAAGGTGACTACCTTATTCCGATTGCATGGCAATGTACCGATGAACAACCCGCCAAGGGCCTTTATGGTATGACGGTCGATATACCAGAAGATGTGCTCACGGCCTCACTTTTCATGGGTTTTCCTGCCGCCGATTTTGCTGAATGCGGTCCTTCTGTTTTTGCTTATGGTTGGAACAGCCGCGCGGTGGAAGCCTGCGCCGATAATATCTTGGCAGCGCTCACTGCGGCAGAGCCTGCCTTTGCAGGCACTGCCTACCAGCCCGAAGAAGGCGTTGCGAAAGCCATTGAACTTTCTCGCGATGCAAGCCGCCCGATCATAATTGCTGATACACAGGATAACCCTGGCGCAGGTGGCAGTTCAGATACGACCGGAATGTTGCGTGCACTGGTGTCCAGTGGTGCGAAACGAGCTGCCATCGGTTGTATGCATGACGCAGAAGCCGCAAAAATTGCGCATCAGGCTGGCGAAGGCGTGGAAGTTGAGATCGCACTTGGCGGCAAGTCTGGTATCGCGGGCGATGAACCTTATAAAGCAAAGTTCTTCGTTGAAAGGCTGTCTGATGGCAAGGCTCATGCAACAGGTCCCTATTATGGCGGAACCTGGCTTGATATGGGGCCATCCGCCTGCCTGCGGCTCGGTGGAACACGTGTCGTTGTAACCACAAATCTGGCGCAGATGGCAGATCGTGCGCTTTATCGCATGGTTGGCATTGAGCCTGAGCAGGAAGCTATTCTCGTGAATAAAAGCTCTGTGCATTTCAGGGCAGATTTCGCGCCAATTGCCGAAAAACTTCTTGTCTGCACCGCTCCCGGCGCAATGCCGCTTAGCCCAGCACAATTGACATGGAAGAATTTACGTTCAGGCATCCGGCTTGAACCACTGGGAGATACATTCAAATAA